GCGGCCGAAGGCAACGGCATCAAGGCGGGCGGCGCCATGCGCGCGGTCTTCGAGGTGATGGGCGTGACCAACATCTCGGCCAAGTGCCACGGCTCCACCAACCCCTACAACGTCGTGCGCGCCACGCTCGACGGGCTGCTCCAGCAGCATCGTCCGTCGGAAATCGCGGCCAAGCGCGGCAAGAAGGTCGAAGAGATCGTCGGCTGAGGATGAACCCCGAGATGACTGCCTCCAAGAAAATCAAGGTGACCCAGCTCAAGGGCCTGCGCGGCGCGCTCAGCGAGCACAAGGCATCGGTGCGCGGCCTCGGCCTTCGCCGGATCCGGCACACCGTCGAGGTCGCCGACACGCCCTCCATCCGCGGGATGATCAACAAGGTGAGCTATCTCGTGAAAGTCGAGGACTGAGATGGA
The sequence above is a segment of the Betaproteobacteria bacterium genome. Coding sequences within it:
- the rpmD gene encoding 50S ribosomal protein L30, with translation MTASKKIKVTQLKGLRGALSEHKASVRGLGLRRIRHTVEVADTPSIRGMINKVSYLVKVED